From the Jeongeupia sp. HS-3 genome, the window GGCCCGCGTTCGCTCGGCCGAATACTGGTATGACAGCGGTGCGCTGCGCTCGGTCACGCCACCGCGCTGATCGCTTGGAGCGGTTATCAGAATTCAGTGAAGCGGTGCTGACGTGCGAAACGCAGACGGTACGAGTAGTACGGCAAGTGAGCACAACGCAGCCAGCAGGATTTTGTTAGCCGCGCTTACCACCAGACCGGTTCGGGCTCGATCTGCACGCCGAACCGGGCCATCACGTCGGCCTGCACCGCGGCGGTCAGCGCGGCAACATCGGCACGCTGCGCGCCACCGTGGTTGACCAGCACCAGCGCCTGCTTCTCGTACATGCCCACCGGGCCGAGCCGCCGCCCTTTCCAGCCGGCCTGCTCGATCAGCCAGCCAGCGGCGAGCTTGTAATGCTCACCGGGCATCAGGTAGGACACCAGCTGCGGATGCTGCGCCACCAGCGCGTCGCGCTGTGCGGCCGGCACGACCGGATTCTTGAAGAAGCTGCCGGCGTTGCCGATCACCGCCGGATCGGGCAACTTGCGCTGGCGCACGTTGATCACCGCCTGCGCCACGCCGGCAGGGGTGCGCGGCAAACCGGCGTTGACCAGTTCGGCGTCGATGTCGCCGTAGTTGGTATGCAGATCGGGACGCTTGGGCAAGCGGAACACCACTTCGGCGATCAACCAGCGCCCCGCCTCCTCCTGCTTGAAAACGCTATCGCGGTAGGCGAAGCGACAGTCGGCGCTGCTGAAGACGCGCTTGGCACCGCCATCGAGCCGATACGCGCTCAGCTCGAACAGCGTGTCCTTGACCTCGACGCCATAGGCACCGATGTTCTGCACCGGCGCTGCGCCAACACAACCGGGGATCAGCGCCAGGTTTTCCAGCCCGCCCCAGCCCTGCGCCAGCGTCCACATGACGAAATCGTGCCAGGGCTCGCCACCACCGGCGGCGACGTAGACCGCGTGTTCGTCCTCGCCGACCAGCCGCCTGCCCTTGATCTCGACCTGCAGCGTCAAACCGTCGACCACGTCGGGCAGCACCAGATTGCTACCGCCACCCAGCACATGCCACGGCAACGCCGCCAGTTCGGGATCGGCGCACAGCCCGGACAGTTCGGCTGGATCGTGCACGGCCACGTAGCGGCTGGCACGGGCGGTGAGTCTGAGCGTGTTGCGGGCACTGAGGTCGACGTCGGATTCGATCATGGCGGCAGAATCGTGCGGTAAAGCGGCAATTATCGGCGATCACGCCAATGTGCGGGCGACGCAGGTCAATAAAAAACCGGGACGGCGAACCGTCCCGGCTGGATGCAGCCATCAACGCCTTAGGCGTGATTACGGCAGCGTCTTCAGGTGCGCTTTGACCGGCGCCGAGAAGTTGTAGCCGTCGTGCTTGTCCCAGTTGATCGACCAGGTCATCACGCCACGCGCGGTCGGATAAGCCTGCTTGGGCTTCACCGTGCCGCAATCGACCAGCTTGGTCAGGCAGTTCATGGTCTTGTTGATGACGTCGACGGTGACGAAACCGGTGTTGGCCGAGCTACGGCCGCTCGGTACGCCGAAGGCGACCTGATCCGGACGCAAGCCCTTGAATTCCCAGCCCGCGCCACCGACGGTCTTGAAGCCTTCGATCAGCATCAGCGAACCACCGACGAGACCGTCGACCGTGCCTTCATTGAGCTGACCATAAGGCGTCCACAGACCGCCGTTGTTGTAGTACTGGACGTGGATCATGTTCAGATCGTCACGCAGGCCATCGATGATCGGCAGGTAGGCGCCCCAGATGCCCGAATAGGCAACGTAACCGCCCTGCACGTACGGATGCTCCGGTGCCATCGACAGGTAGAAGGTCGGGCCGACCTTGGCCTTCAGTTCCTTCATCGCGGTGATCAGGTTGTTGATGATCGGTGTGCCGAGCACGACGCCGGCACCGCTTTCGAGGTCGAGGTCGATACCGTCGAGACCGTACTTGGTGATGATGCCGTGCAGGCTGTTGACGAAGTTGGTCACGTTCTCGCGCGTGTTCAGCGTCATCCGGCCTTCCTGGCCGCCGAGCGACAGCACGACCTTCTTGCCCTTGGCGCGCTTGGCGGCGATGTCGGCGATGAACTCGGCCTCGGTGCCGGCGTTCGGGTCGAGGTTGAACGCCACCGCGCCGTTACCGGCATCGTCGCCGAACGACAGCATGATCACGTCCCAGTCGTCCGTCACATCCTTGATCCGGATCGTCGGGCCGCTCGGATTGGTGAAGTTGTGCCAATAGCCGATCAGCGCATGCTTGGGCAGATCACCCGACGGAGTCGGGGTTGGCGCCGGGGTTGGCGCCGGGGTTGGCGCTGGGGTCGGCGCTGGGGTCGGCGCTGGGGTCGGCGCTGGGGTCGGCGCTGGGGTCGGAGCTGGGGTCGGAGCTGGGGTCGGAGCTGGGGTCGGCGCTGGGGTCGGCGCTGGGGTCGGCGCTGGGGTCGGAGCTGGGGTCGGAGCTGGCGTCGGAGCCGGGGTTGGAGCTGGGGTCGGCGCCGGAGTCGGGGCTGGCGTCGGCGCCACCGGGCCACACACGCCCAGATCATTCCACGGCTTGCCGTCACCCACGCTGCTCGACGGCACGTCGCCCTGCGTCCACCACTTGGCCGAATAGGTGCGACCGTTGTAGCTGACGGTTGCCCCGCCGTTGTACGCGGTCGTCGACGACCATGCGGCCGCGGTGCAGCCTGCTGGCGTCGGCGCGGGGGTCGGTGCGGGAGTCGGTGCTGGCGTCGGAGCCGGCGTGGGGGCTGGCGTGGGGGCTGGCGTCGGCGTACCGGCGCTGACCAGTTTCCACAGCGTCGGGCTCGCCGCCGGGTTCCAGTTGGCGCCAACGTAGGCGGTATGTGTCACCAGCGACTGGTAATCGCTGCCGCTATACGACACAACGGTACCAACGGCATAGGTCTGGCCTTCTTGCCATGCCGGAGCGGCATAAGCATGAGCGGCAATCAGCGCCGCCGGGATGGCAGCCAAGGCAAAACGGTTGAAATAAGACATCGACAGTCTCCATCCATACTTGGTTTTCTAGCGGGCCGCCGAGCGGCGCCCGTAAAAAGGCCCCCCCATAAACCGGGAGGGCCCAGGGATCACGCACTCATTCGAGCCGGATCATGTTTGCCGCTTAGTTGCGGATCTTGGCCATGGCCGAGACCAGCTCGCCGTCGGTGGTGTCACCGTCAACTTCCCAGCTGAAGATGCCGCCCATGCCCTTGGACTTGGCGTAGTCGATCTTGGTCTGGATATCGGCCGGGGTGTCGTACGACCAGAAGGTCTTGCCGTCGAACTTGTACGACTGCTTGGTCACCGGGTGGACATGCAAGGTGCCGGCGGCGTTCTTCAGCACCTTGTAGTCCTCGTAACCCGCTTCGTAAGTGCCCGCTGCCGCACCGGTTGCCGCCTGGTACAGACCGTTGTTGGCGTTGGTGACACCGGTCCAGCCGCGGCCGTAGAACGGAACGCCGATGTGCAGCTTGGCGGCCGGTGCGCCTGCAGCCAGCAACGCGGTAACGGCGCTGTCGGTGTTGTAGGTCGCGCCCAGGCCCGGCTTGCCGGTCTTCGGATCAATGTAATTCGGGCTGTTCGGATCTGCGTACAGGTGCGAATGGAAGTCGGTCGGACCCTTGGCAGCCCAAGCGCCGTTGTAGTCGTAGGTCATGATGTTGACCCAGTCGAGATACTTGGTGTATTCGCCCGGTTCGGTCGTCGCGATCTTGTCGGCACCACCGCCAATCGCCACGGTCAGCAGGTACTTCTTGCCGTTCGTTGCGCCGTAGGCATCAAGTTGCTCGCGGAACTCCTTCAGCAGCAAGTTGAAGTTCTTCGTATCGTCAGCGGACACGGTGTTATAACCGATGCCCTGCACGCCCGGGTATTCCCAGTCGATGTCGATACCATCGAACACACCGGCACCGGTGCCCGGACCACCCGCGTTCGAGCCCGAGTCGTACTTCAGGTTGCCCTTGATGTACTGGTCGATGCACGACGACACCAGTGCCTTGCGGCCGGCATCGGTGGCCGAAGCCGCCGAGAACCACTTGGACCAGCTCCAGCCGCCGAGCGAAATCAGCGCCTTCAGTTGCGGGTTCTTGGCCTTCAGCTTCTTCAACTGATTGAAGTTACCTTTCAGTGCGCCCACGCCATCGGCGCCCCAGGCATCGCCCACGCCGTCGACCGATTCGTTGGCGGCAAAGCCCTTGGTGTACGACGCCCACGCGTCGCCGCCGTCGCCGTTGCCATTCTCGGCGCGGGTGATGCTGGCATCGCACTTGTAGGTGCCGTCGCCTTGCTTGTAGACGTTGGCGAACGAGTAGTTCAGGAAGGTCAGCTTGGCTGCCTGGCCGCTGTCCTGAACGTTCTTCAGGAAGAATTTGCGACCGTAGATCGACCATTCAGCAAAGTAGGTACCCACTTGCTTGCCGGCGCTCGGGGTCGGAGCCGGGGTCGGAGCCGGGGTCGGAGCCGGCGTCGGAGCCGGGGTCGGAGCCGGGGTCGGAGCCGGGGTCGGAGCCGGGGTCGGAGCCGGGGTCGGAGCCGGGGTCGGAGCCGGGGTCGGAGCTGGGGTCGGAGCTGGGGTCGGAGCCGGGGTCGGTGCTGTTGTGCCTTGCAGTTCCCACGGGCCGTACTGTTCAGTACCCGGGACGTTGTTCTGCGTCCACCACTTGGCCTTGTAGGTCGCGCCGTTGTGGCTCACGCACTGGCCCGCGGTGTAGACGGCAGTGTTCGCCCAGGCGGTGCAGCCGCTCGGCGTAGGTGCAGGGGTCGGCGCTGGCGTAGGTGCGGGCGTCGGGGTGGCAGTCGGAGTCGGAGCTGGGGTAGGAGCTGGCGTCGGAGTAGGCGTACCGGTGCTGGTCAACGTCCACAGCGTCGGGCTCGCGGCCGGGTTCCAGTTGGCGCCCACGTAGGCGGTATGCGTCACCAACGCCTGGTAATCGCTGCCGCTGTACGACACGACAGTACCGGCGGTGTAGGTCTGGCCTTCCTGCCAAGCCGGAGCGGCGTAGGCGTGAGCGGCGATCAGCGCAGCCGGAATGGCGGCAAGGGCAAAACGATTGAATTGCGACATAAAGCGTCTCCATCCTCTTGTATTTTGGCGTTATTCACGCGCATCGACTGGTCATGCTGGCCAACGCTTAAGTGTCAGTTTAATGACAGCATCAACCCCACCACCAAGCTGCAAACGCTCACCTTAGGGCGTAGTCGTTTGCGACAGGGTTCATTAGCGGATAGCGCCCTTCCGATGTCAATACATCAGCCGGGGGCCGTTTATCGGGCGGATAGACGTCATTTCCGGGATGTAGTCGCCAACTACCAGTGCAACGTCATAAGCCAATGCTGCATAGCAGCATTACACGCAGCAATTGGCAATTAACGTCGATAATCGACACATAATCCGACAGTGCGGTGCAACATAATCAAATGATGATGTAAGTTTCTCACTAGCATCCACGTAGTCTTCTTTAACAAAACTACAAACACTGTTGCGCTTTACCGACCACCTACGTCACGCCAGCAACAGCACCCCTCACGCAATCATCGCCAACTGCTTTCTTGCTCCGTACATATAAAAACAAAGCGTGTAAGAATAAAAAAAGCGCGTACAAATCTCATGCAATACGAGCGGTGCTATCTGACGGATAAACGGTGGGAAGTGGTATTACAGATGAGTGATCAATGGTTATGACATCAAGCTGATCACTGCGGAATCAGGCGCGATTGCCCAAGTCCCAACGCGCGCAATACCACTTGGTTTGGCGATTGGCGACGCCGACCAGCACGCTGCCGGTAGCGGAGAGATAGCGGGGATATGGCCCGGGCAGCGACTGAAAACGCATGCCGAGACGCTCCTCCAGCCGGGCGCGCACCGCGTCGATCGGCTGGGCGATCAGCGCACCGACGATCAGCGTGCCGCTCTGCGGTGGATTGATGAAGACTTCCTGGGCCGCAACACCGGCAAGATCGGCATTGCGCGCGTCGAACCAGTCGGCACCACCCCAGTTGCGCAAGGGCTTGCCCAGATGCTTGCGCAAATAGCCTTGCCAGTAATCGGTCGACCACTCGCCCCGGCACGATAGCGCCGCTTCGAGCCGATCACCGAAATGCGACGGCAGGCTGCCGCCCTTGGCGGCGATCGCCGGCGGGCATGAAAAAACCGCCAGGCACAGCAATGCGGTGGAGAGCGCAAGCCGTGACATGGCGGTTTCGTCTGAGGCGACGGGAATCAGCCGCTGTTACGCAGGCCGGCGGCAATGCCGTTGATCGTCAGGTGCACCGCATGCTGCACCTCTTCGCTCTCGTCCCCGCCGCGCAAACGCTTGAGCAGCTCGACTTGCAGATGGTTGAGCGGATCAAGGTAAGGCAGACGGTTATCCAGACTGCGCGACAGCATCGGGTTATCGGCGAGCAGTTCTTCGTGCTCGGTAATCGCCTTCACCACGTCGACCGCGCGTTGCCACTCGGCCTTGATACGGCCAAAGATGCGGCGGGCCAGATCCTGATCGTTGACGAGCTCCGAATAGCGCGCGGCAATCGCGATATCCGATTTGGCCAACACCATTTCCATATTGGAAATCGTCGAGGTGAAGAACGGCCAGTCGCGATAGAGGCGGCGCAAGGTTTCAAGGCCATCGTCACCAGCAGCGTCGAGGTATTCGGTCACCGCGGTGCCGAAGCCATACCAGCCCGGCAGCATCAAGCGGCACTGCGACCACGAGAACACCCATGGAATCGCCCGCAGATCGCCAATCGAATTGGTGGCCTTGCGTGCAGCCGGACGCGAGCCGATGTTCAGGCTCGGGATTTCATTGATCGGCGTCGCTTCGCGGAAATAGGTGACGAAGTCCGGCGTCGCGAACACCAGGTCGCGGTAAGCGCGATAGGCGTGCGCCGACAGATCATCCATCAGCGCCAGCGAAGCCGGATCATCGGTCGGCTCGCCGTTGTGCTTGGGCAGGCTGGCTTCCAGCGTTGCGGCAACGAGGATCTCCAGGTTGCGGCGACCGACTTCACGGTCGGCGTACTTGGCGGCAATCACCTCGCCCTGCTCGGTGATGCGGATCTGGCCCGCAACCGAACCGGCCGGCTGCGCCAGAATGGCATCGTAGGCCGGGCCGCCACCGCGGCCAACCGTACCGCCACGGCCGTGGAACAGCCGCATCTTGAAGCCGGCGGCGTCGAACACCTTGACCAGCGTTTGTTCGGCCTTGTACAGCTCCCAATTCGACGTCAGATAGCCGCCGTCCTTGTTCGAATCCGAATAACCGAGCATCACTTCCTGCACGCCGCCACGGCAGCCGAGCATCTGGCGCCACTGCGGAATCGCGAACAGTTCGGTCATGATCTCGCCGCAGATACGCAGATCGGGGATCGTTTCGAACAGCGGGATGATGTTGATCTTGGCGACCGTGGTCGGCGCCAGTTGTACCAGACCGACTTCGTTCAGCAGCACCGCCACTTCGAGGATGTCCGACACCGATTCGCAATTGGAAATGATGTAGTTCGGCAGCACCGCTTCGCCATACAGCGACTGGATTTCCGCTGCGGCACGATAGATGTCGATTTCTTTCTGCGTATCGGCGGTGTAGTCGATATACGGGCAGATCAGCGGACGCGGGCTGGCGAGTTCGCGCAGCAGCACCACACGGCGGCTGGCTTCGTCGAGCTTGAGATAATCCTCAAGGCCGGATTTTTCAAACAGCTCGGCGATCACCTTGTCGTGGATCGCCGAGTTCTGGCGCATATCCACCGGAGCCAGGTGGAAACCGAACACGCTGATCGCGCGCTGCAGCCGGCGCAAACGGCCCTGGCCGAGCTTGGCGGCGCCGTGCGCCTTGAGCGAATTGGCGATCACCGCCAGATCGGCTGCGAGTTCTTGCGCACTCTTGTACGGCTCGGCGCGGGCAACATCGTGCAGCGTGTGATGGAAGGTGCCGATCTTGACCGCGGTGGCGAAAATCCGTGCACTGATATAGGCCACGGCCAGACGGTACGGCTCTTCACCCTTGTGCGCACGCTCTTCGGGGGTGGCCTTTTCCGCCAGCGTTTGCAGCGTCTGATCGACCTGCACCAGCCGGGTCGACATCGACAGCTCGCCTTCAAGCTTCTGGCACTGCTGATAGTAATAATCGAGCGCCACGCCGGATTGGCGCGACACCGCGTAACGCATCACTTCGGCGGTCACGAAAGGGTTGCCGTCGCGATCGCCGCCGATCCAGCTGCCGACCTGCAGGAAGTTCGGCAGTTCGACCTTCTTGCCGCACAAGGCGGCGAGCTTGTCTTCCAGATCAAGCATCAGCCGCGGCACTTCGTGCAGGAAGGAATTGCGGAAATAGGTGGTGCCGTTTTCGATTTCATCCTGTACGCGCAGTTTGACGGTACGGATTTCGCGGGTTTGCCACAGCGTGATCAGTACGCGCTCGAGCGCCTCCTGATTGGCTTGCAGCTCTTCCGGCGTCATTTGGCTGCGATCGCGCTCGGCCAAGAGTTCGCCGACGGCGCGGTGGCAATCGAGAATGGTCTTGCGCTTCACCTCGGTCGGATGCGCCGTCAGCACCGGCACGATCAGCGTTTCGTTCAGCAGCGAGAGAATCTCGGCCGGCTTGACGCCGCGCGCACCGAGGCTTTCGATCGCCGCGGCAATGCTGCCGCGTTGCGGCGCCGACCCCAGCACCTTATGCGCACGACGACGGCGATTATGGTGCAGATCCTCTGCTATATTTGAAAGGTGCGAGAAAGAACTGAAGCCACGAACCAGCGCCATGGCAGCGGGCAGATCCAGTGTCGACAATGCTCGCGCCAGCGCCAGACCGGCCGCCGGATCGTGCCCTTGCACGTATTTAAGTGCCAGCTCCCGGATCGCATGGATCTGATCGGCGGCATCGGCACCGGTTTGTTCACGGATGGTATCGGCCAGCACGCGGGACAGAAGGTCCAGATCACGCGCAAGCGGCAGGTCTTTCTCGGCAATCGGTTCTAGTACAGACATGGGCGAATTCGGCAGCAGCGGTTTATTGGCAAAATGAGCCCCATTGTAGCAACAAGTCGCCACAACAGAAGCCCTTAAGCCCAGCTTTGCCCTACCGGAGCGCCGATCTTGCAATACTCGTTTTTCCTGATTAACGGTTTTGCCGAGCGCCGCGGCTCCGGCGCCCCGCTGGCCGCCTTCGTTGTAGATGCCTTGCCGGACGAAACCACGATGCGGCAACTGGCCTACCAGCTGAACCTGCCCGAGGTCGTTTTCGTCACCCGCAACGCCGATGCCATCCACATCGCAACGCCCCAATTCACCCTGCCTTTCTCGGGGTTATCGCTGCTCGCCGCCGCCACGGCGCTCAAGCAGGAGACCGGGCGATACCCGGAAAGCCTGCCCGGCCGTTACGGGCCGATACAGTTGTCACATGACGACGACACTTGCTGGTTCCGGGCGTGGGCCGAACGCACCCATCCGCCAACCGCGGGGACGATGGAGCTGGCGACGGCACTCGGCATCGATGCGCGCGAGATCGCCGGCACCCCCTTGGTGGTTGATACCGGACTGGAGCAACTGCTCGTTCCGGTACGCTCGCGCCAGGCAGTGCTACAGGCGGCACCGCATCCGGCCTTGCTGGCGCAACTGGCCGGCAACGGCCAGCACATCGCCCAAATGGCCGTGTGGCACCGCGACGGCGATATCGCGATGCTGCGTTTTTTCAGCAGCGATTCGTTCAGCATTTACGAGGATTTCGGCGCCGGCAGCGCTGTGGCCAATCTTGGCGGCTGGTTGCTTGCGACCGGATGCGCGCTGCCCTGTCGGATCAAGGTCGAACAGGGTCATACCATCCACCGCCCCAATACGCGTCTGTCGGTACTGCACCTGCACATTGGTGCCGATCGCGCGATCAACGTCGGCGGCCATGTCTGGATTGTGGGCCACGGCCAGGTCGAACTGTAGCGGCAAGGTTGGCACCGCCAGTCGATGGCGGCTAGTGCTCGCCGGCGTCCTTGTGCGCCGCATCGATACCGAAACGGCGCTGGGTGCGCAGCCACACATCCTGCATCTGCCGCGCCCGGCCGTTGCCCGGCTCGATCCGCAAGGCGCGCTGCACGCAGGTCTGGGCAATCTGCATATAACTGGCGTCCCAGCCCATCCGGTTCACACAGGTCAGCAGCGAATTGGCGGCATTGAGCAGCACGCCGACATTACCCGGAAGCTGGTCGAGCGCAGCAATGAAGCGCTCGGCGGCACCGCGATAATCGCCTTCCTGCGCCGCCCGCACCGCTTCGTTATTGAGCTCGAGAATATCCCGCGTAGCCTCCTGAACCAGCCGGGCCCCGGCCTCCGGCTGCCCCAGGTCGGCGTACAAGGCCTCGACGCTGGCAACGATCTCGACATCGTCATGGCGACTGCTCAACGCGCGCCGCACCAGCTTTTCGGCATCGCCACCATCGCCCAGTGCGATGCACGCCTGCGCCGCTTCGAGCAGCGCGCCAGCCGGCGCATCATCACGCGCCGCCAGCCGGGTGGCGGCGCCGCCGATCAGTTTGCGCGCCTTGTCCTTGTCGCCACTGCTGATAAACGTTGCGCCTTCGATCAACTCGGCGATCGACTGCGCCACGCCGTCGCCACGAAAATCGTGCATCAGCTGCGCCGCGGTCCGCCGCGCCGCGCCGATATCGCCCTGCGCCAGTTGCACCCTTGCCAGCTCGGCATACAGCGCCGGATCGCGCCAGAAAGAGCCGCGATTGAGCTGCACCGCCTGCACCAGCGCAGCTTGGGCCACATCCAGCGCGCCATTGCGCTGCGCCAGACGGCCCCGCGCGCGCTGGCGCTTGGCCACCAGCGGCGAACGGGCGACAGCGTCATCGAGCACCAGCTGCGCCGCGGCCGGCTCGCCCTGTGCGGCCAGCGTGCGCGCCAAGCCGTCATAGGCATCCATGACCAGCTCGTGTTCGAGCTTGATCCGCTCGAACAGCAAGCGCGCCTCGTCGAACTGTTTCAGCGCAAACAGCGAGCGCGCCAGCCCGAGCTGTGCCCACGGCCAGTCGCCGTCGGCAAGTTGCTCGCGATAGAAGTCGCGGGCCAGCGCATGCTCCCCCAGCAGCCCGAGCAAGCGGCCCTTGTGGCGCAACAGATCGGGACGATCGCTCGCCGCCGCCGTGGCAAGCTCGGTATTGCAGGCGGCGATGGCGGCCAGATAATCGCCGG encodes:
- the ppc gene encoding phosphoenolpyruvate carboxylase yields the protein MSVLEPIAEKDLPLARDLDLLSRVLADTIREQTGADAADQIHAIRELALKYVQGHDPAAGLALARALSTLDLPAAMALVRGFSSFSHLSNIAEDLHHNRRRRAHKVLGSAPQRGSIAAAIESLGARGVKPAEILSLLNETLIVPVLTAHPTEVKRKTILDCHRAVGELLAERDRSQMTPEELQANQEALERVLITLWQTREIRTVKLRVQDEIENGTTYFRNSFLHEVPRLMLDLEDKLAALCGKKVELPNFLQVGSWIGGDRDGNPFVTAEVMRYAVSRQSGVALDYYYQQCQKLEGELSMSTRLVQVDQTLQTLAEKATPEERAHKGEEPYRLAVAYISARIFATAVKIGTFHHTLHDVARAEPYKSAQELAADLAVIANSLKAHGAAKLGQGRLRRLQRAISVFGFHLAPVDMRQNSAIHDKVIAELFEKSGLEDYLKLDEASRRVVLLRELASPRPLICPYIDYTADTQKEIDIYRAAAEIQSLYGEAVLPNYIISNCESVSDILEVAVLLNEVGLVQLAPTTVAKINIIPLFETIPDLRICGEIMTELFAIPQWRQMLGCRGGVQEVMLGYSDSNKDGGYLTSNWELYKAEQTLVKVFDAAGFKMRLFHGRGGTVGRGGGPAYDAILAQPAGSVAGQIRITEQGEVIAAKYADREVGRRNLEILVAATLEASLPKHNGEPTDDPASLALMDDLSAHAYRAYRDLVFATPDFVTYFREATPINEIPSLNIGSRPAARKATNSIGDLRAIPWVFSWSQCRLMLPGWYGFGTAVTEYLDAAGDDGLETLRRLYRDWPFFTSTISNMEMVLAKSDIAIAARYSELVNDQDLARRIFGRIKAEWQRAVDVVKAITEHEELLADNPMLSRSLDNRLPYLDPLNHLQVELLKRLRGGDESEEVQHAVHLTINGIAAGLRNSG
- a CDS encoding response regulator, yielding MSNGTRALVIEPASEVRSMLARGLLEAGVGEVEFAGRTGDAFGKIKQTSYDIVLCEYDLGQDFDGLHFFEACQTHQLLKPSCVFMIVSGERRLAQVMSAAELTPDAYLLKPFSSSDLVDRLARAMARKRQLRAIDDASRAGDYLAAIAACNTELATAAASDRPDLLRHKGRLLGLLGEHALARDFYREQLADGDWPWAQLGLARSLFALKQFDEARLLFERIKLEHELVMDAYDGLARTLAAQGEPAAAQLVLDDAVARSPLVAKRQRARGRLAQRNGALDVAQAALVQAVQLNRGSFWRDPALYAELARVQLAQGDIGAARRTAAQLMHDFRGDGVAQSIAELIEGATFISSGDKDKARKLIGGAATRLAARDDAPAGALLEAAQACIALGDGGDAEKLVRRALSSRHDDVEIVASVEALYADLGQPEAGARLVQEATRDILELNNEAVRAAQEGDYRGAAERFIAALDQLPGNVGVLLNAANSLLTCVNRMGWDASYMQIAQTCVQRALRIEPGNGRARQMQDVWLRTQRRFGIDAAHKDAGEH
- a CDS encoding glycosyl hydrolase family 18 protein — protein: MSQFNRFALAAIPAALIAAHAYAAPAWQEGQTYTAGTVVSYSGSDYQALVTHTAYVGANWNPAASPTLWTLTSTGTPTPTPAPTPAPTPTATPTPAPTPAPTPAPTPSGCTAWANTAVYTAGQCVSHNGATYKAKWWTQNNVPGTEQYGPWELQGTTAPTPAPTPAPTPAPTPAPTPAPTPAPTPAPTPAPTPAPTPAPTPAPTPAPTPAPTPSAGKQVGTYFAEWSIYGRKFFLKNVQDSGQAAKLTFLNYSFANVYKQGDGTYKCDASITRAENGNGDGGDAWASYTKGFAANESVDGVGDAWGADGVGALKGNFNQLKKLKAKNPQLKALISLGGWSWSKWFSAASATDAGRKALVSSCIDQYIKGNLKYDSGSNAGGPGTGAGVFDGIDIDWEYPGVQGIGYNTVSADDTKNFNLLLKEFREQLDAYGATNGKKYLLTVAIGGGADKIATTEPGEYTKYLDWVNIMTYDYNGAWAAKGPTDFHSHLYADPNSPNYIDPKTGKPGLGATYNTDSAVTALLAAGAPAAKLHIGVPFYGRGWTGVTNANNGLYQAATGAAAGTYEAGYEDYKVLKNAAGTLHVHPVTKQSYKFDGKTFWSYDTPADIQTKIDYAKSKGMGGIFSWEVDGDTTDGELVSAMAKIRN
- the murB gene encoding UDP-N-acetylmuramate dehydrogenase codes for the protein MIESDVDLSARNTLRLTARASRYVAVHDPAELSGLCADPELAALPWHVLGGGSNLVLPDVVDGLTLQVEIKGRRLVGEDEHAVYVAAGGGEPWHDFVMWTLAQGWGGLENLALIPGCVGAAPVQNIGAYGVEVKDTLFELSAYRLDGGAKRVFSSADCRFAYRDSVFKQEEAGRWLIAEVVFRLPKRPDLHTNYGDIDAELVNAGLPRTPAGVAQAVINVRQRKLPDPAVIGNAGSFFKNPVVPAAQRDALVAQHPQLVSYLMPGEHYKLAAGWLIEQAGWKGRRLGPVGMYEKQALVLVNHGGAQRADVAALTAAVQADVMARFGVQIEPEPVWW
- a CDS encoding chitinase, producing MSYFNRFALAAIPAALIAAHAYAAPAWQEGQTYAVGTVVSYSGSDYQSLVTHTAYVGANWNPAASPTLWKLVSAGTPTPAPTPAPTPAPTPAPTPAPTPAPTPAGCTAAAWSSTTAYNGGATVSYNGRTYSAKWWTQGDVPSSSVGDGKPWNDLGVCGPVAPTPAPTPAPTPAPTPAPTPAPTPAPTPAPTPAPTPAPTPAPTPAPTPAPTPAPTPAPTPAPTPAPTPAPTPAPTPAPTPTPSGDLPKHALIGYWHNFTNPSGPTIRIKDVTDDWDVIMLSFGDDAGNGAVAFNLDPNAGTEAEFIADIAAKRAKGKKVVLSLGGQEGRMTLNTRENVTNFVNSLHGIITKYGLDGIDLDLESGAGVVLGTPIINNLITAMKELKAKVGPTFYLSMAPEHPYVQGGYVAYSGIWGAYLPIIDGLRDDLNMIHVQYYNNGGLWTPYGQLNEGTVDGLVGGSLMLIEGFKTVGGAGWEFKGLRPDQVAFGVPSGRSSANTGFVTVDVINKTMNCLTKLVDCGTVKPKQAYPTARGVMTWSINWDKHDGYNFSAPVKAHLKTLP
- a CDS encoding PhzF family phenazine biosynthesis protein; protein product: MQYSFFLINGFAERRGSGAPLAAFVVDALPDETTMRQLAYQLNLPEVVFVTRNADAIHIATPQFTLPFSGLSLLAAATALKQETGRYPESLPGRYGPIQLSHDDDTCWFRAWAERTHPPTAGTMELATALGIDAREIAGTPLVVDTGLEQLLVPVRSRQAVLQAAPHPALLAQLAGNGQHIAQMAVWHRDGDIAMLRFFSSDSFSIYEDFGAGSAVANLGGWLLATGCALPCRIKVEQGHTIHRPNTRLSVLHLHIGADRAINVGGHVWIVGHGQVEL